In Vanessa atalanta chromosome W, ilVanAtal1.2, whole genome shotgun sequence, a genomic segment contains:
- the LOC125075658 gene encoding uncharacterized protein LOC125075658 encodes MVLLSASICGLRKLMAKCEIVCDYVGSHGHNYNAKKSVVMVFEAGGKVPSSVPPVMLNGTALQRVSQFKYLGHILTSDLKDNADIERERRALSVRANMLACKFTRCSESVKGTLFRAYCMNFYTCNLWAKYSQKSYNAIRVQYNNAFRVLMGLPRFCSASGMFAEAHMDCFYSTMRKRCGALVRRVRGSTNSILKLIASRLDCTYVGHCCAISNGMAQR; translated from the coding sequence ATGGTGCTGTTGAGTGCGTCTATTTGTGGTCTTAGAAAACTTATGGCCAAATGTGAGATTGTGTGTGATTATGTGGGAAGTCATGGTCATAACTATAATGCAAAGAAAAGTGTAGTGATGGTTTTTGAGGCCGGAGGTAAAGTGCCAAGTAGTGTACCACCTGTAATGCTCAATGGTACAGCACTGCAAAGGGTTTCCCAATTTAAATATCTTGGTCATATATTGACCTCAGACCTCAAAGACAACGCTGATATTGAAAGAGAACGGAGGGCGTTGTCAGTGAGAGCGAACATGCTGGCTTGCAAGTTTACGCGCTGTTCGGAGAGCGTCAAGGGCACGTTGTTCAGAGCATATTGTATGAATTTCTACACGTGCAACCTGTGGGCCAAGTATTCGCAAAAGTCGTACAACGCTATTCGTGTTCAATATAATAATGCTTTCAGGGTGCTGATGGGGCTGCCCCGATTTTGTAGCGCATCAGGGATGTTCGCGGAGGCACACATGGACTGTTTTTATAGTACTATGCGTAAAAGATGTGGAGCCCTGGTGCGCAGAGTGCGGGGCAGTACCAACAGCATCTTGAAACTAATCGCGAGCAGGCTGGACTGCACATATGTGGGTCACTGCTGCGCTATTTCTAATGGAATGGCGCAGAGGTGA